ACAAAACGGTAAAAGGCCCCAACACAATGTCGGGGCCTTTGATTTCAGGAGTATGTTTATTAGTAGGTATTCAAGGCAGTAATTGCAGTTTGAACCTGTGCTTCTGTAGTTTCAGCAAGTGTTAAGGTAACGTTCATGTTCGCCGTAATGGTAATTTCAGACTCTGCATAGTAGTATTTGCCATCTTTGATAGAGAAAGATAACATCTTGCCCTCTACTCCAATTGGCATCATATTGTCGTAGCTTTTTACACTATTAGTTCCATTAGGCGTATAAATCTGGGCAGCTACATTACTGCCTTTGGCACAGAAGAATACAAAAGTTTCGCCGTTAAAGGCACGGAAAGAAGCTAAAGCACCTGGATTGTTTACCAAACTTACTGTAAGGGTAGTTTTAGGATTGGTATAGCTATAAAATACATCGCAGTTGATCCATCCTGTGGTTCCAAAGCTAAAGCTATAAAAACCAGCTTCAGGAAGTACTTCTTTTCCACCCACACCATTTGCTGCTCTAGGTGCGGCCCAGGCCATTTGATTGTTGTTGGCTTCGTTCAATGCAGCACCTTGTGGGTTTACACCTTCCCAAAGCTGTGTTACACCAGCACGTTTTGCCGGGATAGCCACTTGTATAGGTACGGTAAGACTGCGGTCTACGCTTACACCATTGGCTTTTACATCTACAAAGATAAATCCGTCTGATGCAAGTGGGGCTCCGGAAATGTGATTGGTATTGGTACCGCTAAATAAAACATCACTTCTTTTTAATACTTCCAGCGCTTCAACAGTAACATTGCCAGTAACTGCTACGCCACCAATTTTTAAAGATCCTGCGGGGAAAGTAATTTTACTACCACCTTTCAGCGTTACGGTTTGAGGAAGACTAGAAGCGTTGATTTGTATACTCTGTTTTTGTGGACCAAATGTTTGCACAAATTCTTGTGCATTGTTTGCACTGTTTACCGGAGCATTTCTGTCTTTTTTACAAGCAATAGTAAATAATAATATTGCTGCAATGGCCAGGGTTGATAGGTTTAAAGTTTTCATGGTTCTAGTTTTTATATTTTTTGCTTACTCTTTTAAGGCTTTTCAGCGTACGCCGTTTTTAACGTTGTTTGCATCTATATCAGTCGTACCTAAAATTTGTTACCCCCTTAGCGTAATATTTTTTTATTTTCTTACGAAAAGGGCCTGTATGTATAAAAAAAACGGTAAACGATCGCTTGCTGCGCCTGTCTGAAGGGACAGCCAAGGCAAGCTCCTCGTTTACCCGTTTTGTTTTGTTCCTTGCTCCAGATAAAATGAGCAAGCCAAGAGCAGGCCTTGTCCGGTAAGCCCTGTAAAACTTCCAATCTTTGAGGAAAAATCCTTTGCTTGCTGGGCGCAGCCTGCGCTTTTTATTTTGTGTTGGAGAAAAGGAGTAAACTAAGATCAGGCCTTGTCCAGTAAGCCTTGTAAAACTTCCAATCTTTGAGAAAAAATCCTGTGCTTGCCGGGCGCAGCCTGCGATAGTTTGCGAGTTTTATTTTGTTTTGGAGTAAACGAGTGAACTAAGAGCAGGCCTTGTCCGGTAAGCCCTTTAAAGTTTCCAATTTGGAGAAAAAGTAGTTGGGCTTGCTGGGCGCAGCCTGCGATAGTTTGCAAGTTTATTATTAACTTCGCTCATGACCAAAGCACTACATCCAGACCAGCGTTACCTCACTGCCCTGCTCAATAACGATACTGTAGTGATCAATGAGATTTATAAATTATGTTCCCGGCAGGTTCAGTCTTACATTTGCTTTAACAATGGTACCGCGGCCGATGCGGCAGATATCTTTCAGGAATCATTAATTGATATCTACCACCAGGCAAAAAATAAAGACCTTCAGCTTAGCTGCCCCTTTAATGCCTTTCTTTTTATGGTATGTAAACGTAAATGGATGAACGAACTGAAAAAAAGATCTTTAATACCGGTAACAAATATGGAGGAAGATGTATTTACAGTTGGTGATGATGCATTTGCACTTGCGGAAGACCTGGAAAAGCAAAAGGAACAAAGTGAACTTTTCTATACTGCCTTTGAAAAACTCGGACAACGCTGTAAAGAGGTGATACGGTGGAGTATGCAAGGCGAAGCGCAGGAGAAAATTGCCGAACAAATGGGCGTTACTTATGGTTATTTAAGAAAGAAGAAATCAGAATGTATGGCCTCCTTAATAAAATTGGTTCAATCATAAAACTACAAAAAGATGGACAACGAAATCATTCTACAAGCATCCAGGTATGCTGATGGCGAAATGAGCCTGGATGAAAAACAGGAATTTGAATCCCTTCTGGAGCAGGATCCAGAGCTTAGAGAGTATATAGAACAATACAAGTCCGCTTTTAAAGCTTTGTCCCGGCATCTCTCTCCAGATCAGGGTGTGGACGATTTGAAAGCAACGCTATCAGAGCTGAATGTCAGGTATTTTAATGAAGAAATTGTTGCTGTAAAATCCACTGGAAGAATACACAGGCTTTGGGTGCAACTGGCTGGTATAGCTGCGGTTTTGCTCATTGGATTAATGGTTTATGCACCCTGGCAAAAAAGTCTGTACGAACAGTATGGAAAAACCACTATGTCAGTTGCAGAACGCGGTGCTGGGCAGCAAACTGTATTGGAAAAAGCAGCAAATCTTTACAACGATAAAAAATATATAGAAGCAGAAAAATTACTGTCCGTTTATTACGAACTGAATCCGGAAAATAGCATCTCTTCATTTTATTATGGGCTTACGCTGATTGAGAACAATAAAGGAGACAATGCGAGAAAAGTGCTTGAAGAATTGTATGCA
The nucleotide sequence above comes from Pedobacter sp. MC2016-14. Encoded proteins:
- a CDS encoding RNA polymerase sigma factor; the protein is MTKALHPDQRYLTALLNNDTVVINEIYKLCSRQVQSYICFNNGTAADAADIFQESLIDIYHQAKNKDLQLSCPFNAFLFMVCKRKWMNELKKRSLIPVTNMEEDVFTVGDDAFALAEDLEKQKEQSELFYTAFEKLGQRCKEVIRWSMQGEAQEKIAEQMGVTYGYLRKKKSECMASLIKLVQS